A segment of the Sphingomonas cannabina genome:
CGCTTCCCTTGCCTATCTCTGCATCCAAACGTGGTTACGGTGATAGGCTAAATAGGGCCGATGCTCGTCCCGTAGTGCCAACCGTAGCGTCTTTCCTACACCCAACGCTTGATGCGCGGCGACCTCCAACTGAGGAGAGGTTAAAATCGCGCCATCGTCGTCGAATGTCACTAGCCCCGCATCAAATGCAGCGTCCCACAGAGCGGACAGCAGAAGTCCGTTATGCACGTCGAGGCGCTGTGCGTCGGTCGTGCAATCGGACCATGGGATCATGTGCGAGGCTCTCAGCAGCTCGGGACTGGAAATTCCGCTCAACGGACAGGTTCCGCTCCAGTATTCCATCAAGGCATCGCGAAAGATGTTCTGCCCGATCCTGAATTTTTGCGCGCGTTCGCCTTCAGTCTCGCCGACCCCCGCGACAGCGTTTTCATACTTCTCAAGGGGAAAGTTGGGCAAGCTAACTGACAGGCGGTACACAGCTTGGACCCCGGCATGCAACTCATCACGCGTTGCAAACATGAAGGCCCCTGCATGACCTTTGGCGCAAGGTGCCGCGGGTTGGGCGTCCAGCGCCCGCGCCACTCCCGGAAGCATCAGAGACAGAAAGAATGGACCGGTGCCGTTTGCGGCGGCCAGTCCGATCTCCCCTGGCGCACTGGCCGACCGGAAGAAGATCCATCCACCAGCCTCTTCAGGACCAATACGGTATCCATGCTCGTTCGCGGCATCGCGCAGCTCAGAAAGAAGGACGAAGGGATAAGCCAGAAGACGCTCTTCGGTGCCGCTCATAGGTCAACCCCGAGCAAGCGCTGCGCGGGCGGATCGCCATGCAATTTTAGCTGCAGGTAGGGACGTTCCCTGAACTCGGTCGGAGGTGCCGTGGTTGTTGTTACGATGTACTGAAACAGTGGCTTTCCGCCGACGCGCTCCAAATCCTGAACGATATCGAAAAGCCGTCCATAAATTGACAAGCCAAGATCGGCCTCACGCGGGCTGTCGTGAAGCAGAAATGGCGGCACACGTGTCGCTCCTTCGATGCTCACGCACATCGCAGCGAGGTCGAAAGCCAGAACCTTGAGAGAGTCGATCGCGGCCGTCCTGCGGTCGCCGCCCATGTCTACCGACAGATCAAGCCCGTTCCCGCTAAGGGTGATCCGGCCCTTTGCATCGTGGCCGACCAACCGTCGGACGATCGGGTCGAACTTCTCGCTCAAGCGTCCGAAAACCCGGGCCTGTTTGTCACGAAAGGCGCTCAGCCGCTCTCTCTCAGTCTCTAGTTTTGTGCCCAATTCGCGCAGGCGCTTGATACCCGCCTCCTGCGTTTCGAGGAGTTCTGCAAGGCGCTCAACATCGTCTTGCAGCCTGCGGGCGGTGTACCAAGTGGACTCTCGGGCATCCCGGGTCTTCTCGATGTTCGTGACGTGATCGACGGATCGATCGAAGTGCTGCTTGGCCAGAGCAATCTGGGGCAAGAGCTTCATCTGCTCTTGCCGCAGTTCCTCAACTCGCTTCGCTTGGGAGTCGTGATCAGCTTGTTGTTGATACCAACGCTGCCGACAGGCGTCGGCATCCGGAATTTTGTGGGAGAGCTTGCAGCCTTCTGCCAGAGCGCGGTCGATGGGGACTTCGCATATCGGGCAGATCGGGCTTTCGGCTTCGACTTTCGAATAGGAAAGCCCCGGCAATTCCCCGCGTATCATCGCCAATGTGCGTTCTTCAGCGGGGATTAGCGCCCCGATACGGATACGTTCGCCTTCTAGGCGCGCCCATTCATTTCTCGCGGCCTCTCGTTGCTCGCGTGCTGCGGCGAGTTCAGCGTCGCCGCCAGTCGGAATCTTGCTTGCCGACGCCAAGCGCGTGCTGGCGGACCTGCGCATGAGGTCGATCAGCAATGGCATCTCTGGAAGCGACTGCCCCTCAAGGCCGAGACCCGTAACGAGCCGTGTTTGCGTGCGTTCGATTTCCCACCGGCGATGGCCAATCTCTTGATCCAGGACTCGGCGTTCCTCGCTGAGGCTATTCACTTCACCACGCGTGGCCTGTTCCTCAGGCGTGATCGCCATCAGAAACGAACGGAGCGCCTCAAGCCTCGGTCCCTTCTCCTGTCCGCTCGCGGGCATCGGTGAATCGGAGTCCGAGGTCGGCGATCGCCAGTCAAGGACATCGTCAAATCGACACTCTTGGTCCCGGGTCAGCCAGGCGAGCGCGATCGGCCATATAGGCCCGTTTGCTTGCGGGCGAACCAATTGGGCAAGCGCGGGGGTGATGATTTGCTGATCGATCGCCTCGACGAACGGCTCCATTCCCGTTGAAGCGCCCTCACCAGCGGCGATCTCGTCGAGATTTCCGCCCGGTACAGCCATATGTCGCCGACGCACGCCAAGTGGGCGAACGATCGCCCAGCAGATTCCGTCTAGTATGACCTCGGCACCCACGATGCCGTTCAAGAATGCAGTACCGACCCGATCACGCTGGGGCTCGGTGGCGAAGCGATCCTCGCCAAGGCAATAGCGGATAAGTCGGCAGAAAAGCGTTTTGCCGCTACCATGCCCGACGGCATTTGTTTGACCCGCCAGAGCGGCATCGTCTGCTCCATCAGGTGACCAGACGATGTTCAGGCCGGGGCGAAGCTCGATGTCCCGCACCTTCTCCGCACCAGGCTCCTTCCATATGACAAGTCGTCGAACCCAAAGCCGCGGCCCTTCGAACCCTTCAGCGGGGCTTACCGTCAGAAGCTGCGGGTCGAGAAGGTCAGGCTGCTGCGGCATTGATCACCCACTGCTGTATCTCAGCGGGCAGCGAATCCACCGCCGCGTCTAGATTGATGTTCTCCAGAGCACCGAACACGAAGCCTGCACGACCGTCAGGCCATCCGGAAGTGTCGATGGCCTCCAAACCGGGACCAGATGCCCATGTCCCCCGCTGGAGATCTTCAACCAGCCGTCCATTGCCGCGGTGGTTTCGCAGAGCCGCGCCCCATCCTGTGTTGTTTCGTGCGACGAATGTCGCGACATTGCCGGCAAGAGGATCGGCCTCCACCCCCACCAAGCGACGCCATTCTGCTGCCCTGGCGATCGGCAGGAGCGGAGCCAGTAGACGCGGTTCCAAGACGAAGGCGGCTGCGAGACGAACATCTGGGAACGGCCTCGGCCCAACCATCTTTTTGAGAATGGCTGCCAAGACAGCACCCGTGTCACCGAGGTGCGATTGGGCAGTCCTGGCCCATGCGTTGTTAGGCAACGAGGCCGCAAGCGGCCGGCGAACCTCGATGGGTGTGCTCGCCACGTGCGTGGCAGATAGGCGGTCGTAGGCGTCAAGCACGAGCCTGCGCGTGCGAAACTCGCCTAGTGCGGACTCCTCATTGCGCTTTAGGCCACGGAAGGTTTCAGATGGATAGTCTGCCCCATGCGTGTCGGCTGGATCGAGCACATAGCGAAGCTCATCACGCGAAAGACCGTATTTTAGTGCAAAGAAGGCATCGAGTTCTGCTCGGACGTCCGCGCGTCGGGCGGGATCGAAAGCGAACGGCGACCCTCCGTATCCAAGATCTTCGGCCCACGGTCGCATGGAGTGAGAGGTATAGGTGAGCTCAAGCACCCGCTCGGTCAGGAAGGCATAGTCGCTGCGGTTGAATTGGTGCGGAGCGAGAATCGGCAGTTGCTTCATGTAGTAGTATTTGAACGACGTCCCTCCAGCCTTTTGGCGCGCCGCAAAGTCGAGGGGAATCGAAGTTAGGTTCGCAACAATCGGGAGCGCCGATTGGATTCCCAATGGGTGGTGCATCACAAGGATCTTGTCTCCTACCCCCGCTTTCGGGAACACGCTTGCAATCACCGTTCGCTCGTCGGTGGAGCGACAAATATCCCTCCAACCCATTAGCCAGCGCGGCTGCTTGCGGCTGATCAGGGCCGTAGTAAGTGCCAGCGGATCAGCCGGTCCTGCCTTGATGAAGGCGAGATCATCTTCCAAAAGCGGCGTGTCGCGGTTCATCTCCCGGGCGCTATCCGCCGCTTTGTGTAGCCATGTCGCAAATTTGGTACCAACGATGCCGCGATCAAGCGCGCGTTGTCCCAGCACATCGCGCAAAAGCGCGCCCGCGCGATCAGCGGAACGCGCGAGATTACTCGGCTGCAAATCGGCTGAGTCGAGCGTGCTGATCACCCATTCCGCTAACACCTTTAAGCAGCCATCCGCATTTTCCTTTCGAAAATACTGCTTGAGACGGGCGGGCAAGCGAGCCACTCGCAACTCCATCTCAGCTTGTGGTACCCAGTACCACGGCTCTGCTTCGTAATCTGGATCGTTTCTGACGGCATCCGACGTCGGCGGCAGCGAACCCTCGCCTGAGCGCTCCGAAAGGCCCGCATAAGAACCGAAGCGATGATCGAAATGGTGGATCATCTTGGCCTCGTAGAGCGGCACGAAAATCTGGCTGTCGCGGTTGCGCCAATCCATTCCGTCGCGGCTGAACCCTTCGCCGGATAGCTGCGCCGCCGTTCGGAACAACTTACTGTCTGACGACATGTCAAAAAGTCGCTGAAAGGTGATACTCCACGGATTGTCATCGCCGTCCGGATGCTCCGGCCGCTCGCGGATGAGAATCGGCGCCGCGCGATAGATTTTACGAGTTAGGTCCGCATCAAATTCGGTTCTGAAGATAGGTGATGTGCCAGTGTTCGGGTTCAGCTCAAGTATCTGAGCGGGCGTGAGTGTGAAATGACGGCGCTTGTCTCCAAACTCCTCGTCCGTCCGAGAGAAGAAGCTTAGGTCGATCGCGGCAGGTCCAGTATTTGCCTGACCCACGGTCAAGAGGCAAAATTTAAATCGCGCGTGACCGATATCGTCAAAGTACCCGAGCCCAGTCTGAAAATCATGGAGACTGAAGATCCTCCGGCTGGCGACAAGATCGCGGAAAAATACACTTGTCGAGCTATCCGTTGCGATACCAGTCGGCACGATTATTCCGGCGCGCCCACTCACCCTCGTCAACTGGGAAAAGAGCTCCGCGAACAACGCATATGTGTTCACATCACCTGCGCCACTCAATGGGAAGCGCTCTGTCTTGCGCACAAACACGCTCGCGGCTTCGGACGCGCGTTTCGCGAACTCAAACTCCTCCGCCAACTGGAATTGGGGAGTACCCGGCACGGCATTCTTAAGTGCTTTTATGAGCTTCTCGCGTTCGGCCTTGTTGCGAGCCTTCGCAATATCGGGGTCGCGAGAGGCGAAAAACTCCTTTTCCTGAAGTTTAATTCGTTCCCATGGTGGATTTCCGACCACTACATCGAAGCCACCGCGCGCCATAATCGCCGGGAACTCGAGCGGCCAGTGAAAGGCGCTCACCGAATGAGCGATTGCCTCCACCTCCGCCAGAAGAGAGGCATTGAGCGCTTGCCCCCTCGCTGCCATCCAGACGTGATCAGTCTCCGGCATAGACGACAGAGCAATGCCGGAACGCTCTGCGGTTTTAGGAACAAAGAACGCGGAGACGTAAGTATTGCAGGCGGTCTTCAACCGCAGCCAGTTGGCCCCACCATGCAGTCGCGCGAAGGCAGCTTCTTTGGCGGCGACATCGGCTAGCGTCTCCTCCGGCATGGCCGTCAACGCCTCGGCCGCGCCGATGAGGCCAGGAGGTGGTTTCAACTCAGCAAAAAGGCCGGTAGCGCCCTTGCCTTCCCGCTGCTCCTTATTGCGGCGGGCATGAACCTTTGCGACTTCTGCATCGTCACCCTCAAGCACTTCGTAGGCTGCATCGGGAATGCCGCCTGCGAGACTTGTGACGTCGAAGACACCGACGAGACTATCACCACATCGTATATGACTGTCTAGGAACGTGAGCGGCTTACCTGGTTCAAGCCCCTCAATCCAAAGCGCGACCTTCGCAAGCTCCACAGCCATTGGGTTTCGGTCCACGCCGTAAATAGAATGGCGTACGACGTGCCGCATTGCCGCTGGATAATCCGGCGCTTCGCTGTCACGCAGTTGAGCAACGCGGGCGGCCAAGCGACGGGCCGCACCGAGCAGAAAATGGCCAGAACCGCAGGCGGGGTCTATTACCGAAAGCTGGAGGATCGCCTCGGCGCCCCCCTCTGCCTCGGCCCGCGTAAGTATGGGCTCAAGTGTCGAATCGAGCAGCGTCTGAACGAGACTGTCTGGTGTGTAGTAGCTGCCGGAGGTCTTACGCGCGTTGCCCTTCGATTCATCGGCTTCAGCGAAGCCAAAGCGCCGGCCATGCTCCTCGCGGACAGGAACAAGCTCAAGCAAGCCTTCATAGACGGAGCCGAGCTCCTCCGTGGCCATGTCACGCCAATTTACGCGCACACGCCGCCCATCTTCGATGAGCCAGCTCAAGTTAAAGATGGCCCGTAGGAAGGCGCGGTTCGGCAGCTTCGCATCGTCAAGATCGAGAGTCTCACCGCGCGTGAAAAGGCCGCCTAACGCCGGCAATCCGAGTAGCTTCTCGCCGTGCTCCAGTCCCCGGAAGACGATCTTCGCTGCCTCCCAAGCGTCGTGATGGTGATCGTGCGAAGAACGTCGAGCCGACCGATCTCGCATATGGCTGAAGCCGTAAGCGGATGCATAGAGATCACGAGCCGACTCCGATGCATCCGGTCCATGTAGAAGCTCGCGATCCTCCGCGACCGCCAAGAAGATCAAACGATAGACAACGCGTAAGAGCTGCTCAAACCAGGCATGCACGCTGGTATGATTTTCGTCGAGCTTCACCCGCAGGTCGGGGTTTGCATCCAGGAACCCTTGGCCAAGCGCCAGCAATGCTTCCTTGACGCTCTTTCCAAGTCGATCGCGCGCCGCCGTTCCGGCTCGTAATCCAGCCTCGCGCCAGCGCTCCAACGCGCAATCGGCCGCCGCAGCATTTTCCCCGCCGAAACGCGTCGCATGGATCAGCAGCCACGTCGCAGTGAAGTCCGCGAACATCTCGTCCCGGAATATCGCCCCCAAATCCGCTTCGATATAGGTTGGGCGGGTGAAGCTGGCGTTGTCCCGCATGAGGCGGAGGCGGTCGCCGGCAAAGACTAGACCCCATAAGAATTCGGCGTTCGCGTTTAGCCAGTCCTGAAGCAACACGCTCGGCGAACGCCTCGGGATCGTGCCGCCATGATCGTCGCCAAGGTGCGGAAGCGATTTAGTGAACGCATCTCCGTCAGACAGAGGTGCGGCCACGACGACGGGTACCCTGCCGCCCTTTGCCTCAAGGGTGATACGATAGGTATGACCATCCTGCTGGTGAAGATTTGGGCCGTACAGGCCTTCAAACCCGAACGCCTCCTCAAGCAGGCTCTTAACAAAGGCGGTAGTCTGAATCTCGGTCGGCGCAACCAATTTGGCATATGCCTGCCAATGCGCTTGGCCGATCCTGAAATAACGCGTGATCTCGTCACGCAGGTTCGTTCCTTTGGGGCAGCCGTATTCCGCGGCTGCTTTCTGGTCTGGAGCGGTGGCGGCGATCACCGCAACCTGATCGGGAGAGATCAATCCTCCCTCAATCGAGACGGCAGTGAGCCCGATATTGGCAGCGCGCTTGAGATGACGGGCCATCACTCGCCCTCCGGAAGGAGGACATAGAGACCTATGACGTCCGCTGGCAAAACAGGAACGACCTCCACCGTCGCCCCGCCACGCGCGGCTTCCGTCAGCCGAAGATGGTCGGCAGAAAGCGCCGCTCCGCGTTCGGCTGCGAAGGTCTCTATTGCCGATTGGTAGCTCACCAGTCGTTCGTGAGCTCTCTGGAGCTGACGCGCAGCGGCGAGTTCATCAAGATTTCCGGTCGCCTCCGCCTCGAGAAGCTCAATGGCAGAATGTCCTTCGAGAATCGGGGCCGGAGCCAATCCGCCGAACGCGATCCCCGTCGCTTCCTCGGCCAGCAGCAGGCGGTTTGTGCGGCCGCTGGTGATGAGCTTGAAACGAAGGCGCAACAGCATCAGTGTTGTCATCTGGGCGACGGCGCGTGTGCGCCAGGCACCGCACCGGCCAAGGGGACGGAATGCTGCCCCTTCCGGATCTAGCGCCCCCTCCGCCAAGCTTTCTGCCAAACTTGCAACCAGGGGGTGGACACGCCCGAGGTGGGTCACACCCGGCGCCGGTTCATCCTCAAAGCCAACCCTTCGCGTCCCACGCAGCCCACGCGCTTCCAAGCGTTCCTTGATGGCGTCAGGCATCGCATCCAGATGCACTAGATGATGTTGACCGGCCTTCTGCAGCGGCGCACCGGCGCGCTTCAAAGCACGTTCCGTGAAGCGCGCAACTTCGGTAGGGCCGCCGTTCAGCGCGCGCATCTGCCGCCACTCCGGCAGCACCTCATCGGGCTTCAGCGCACCTTGCGCATAGCGCGCGCGGCTTGCTTTCGCGTTTTCCTCAGCGTCGCGCCATTTGCTGTCGAGGCGCTCGCTTGAAAGGCCGAAATCGAAAGCCAACTGCTCTCGGTGTCCGCCGGCGCGAAGCATGAGTGCTTGCATGAGCGCGGAGGTCACGCCTTCGCTGTCTTCGGGCATCGGAACCGAAATGCCCGTCGCCTTACGAATGGCGTCCGCTTTCCGCAGGATGACCTGCAAGACTGCGCCATCGATCGCACTGTTGTCGCCGAAGATCGTCACGGAGCGGACGACCGGCGAACGCTGACCAAATCGGTCGACACGCCCTTCACGCTGCTGATGACGGGTCGGATTCCAGCTCAGGTCGTAATGTACGACAGCGTCGAACAGCGCTTGCAAATTGATGCCCTCGGACAGGCAGTCCGTCGCGACGAGGATTCGGTTCTCGTAGTCTTCAAGCTGGTCAACGCGAGTTCGCCGCTCTTCAGGCGGCAGGCGTCCTGTCACGACCGCCACGTCGGCCTTTGGCCAAGCGCGCTTGATCTCTTCGCCCAGCGCCTCCGCCGTTGCGATGAACCGGCAGAAGATGACCGGCTTGGCTCCTTCCTGAAGCAGCCCTTCTAAAACCTTTAGCAGCCGCGCCAGCTTGGGATCTTCGCGACGGCGGCGATCAAGAGACTCTGCAATCGCGATCAGCTCGGCGAGTTCACCGCGCTCTTCGGCGCTGGCGCTGGCCGTGCCGGGCTCGACGTCGCCCTGGTCGAGCAGGCCCTCGTCTTCGTCAAAGACAACGGGCTGCATTGCCTCTTCGTCCGCCACCCCCGACAAGCGATTACGCAGTGCATTTGTCGCGGCCGCCGGCGAGGAGCCGACGCATCGCATGAGTGCGAGCGTCCCCCAAAAAGCAAGCCGTCGACTGCGCTGGTCAGCGCCGGCGCGCTGCGTAACAGCCAAGCAATAGTCCAAGACACGATCATGGAACGCGCCGAATTCGCCGCTGAGACTGAAGGGCTCATCCTTCACCTGGTGAACAGGGAAAGTCCGTTTCTCATGCCAACCGGATTCCGTGATGTCGGGTCGGCGCCGCTGGACATAATGTTGCGCCAAACGGCGTGCATATCGCGTGCGCGCATTTTCATCGCCTTGGGGACCTCCCGCGAAGTCCGGGCTAATGAGGCCTAGCAGACGATCGAACGCCGCTTCATCACCACTATGCGGCGTTGCCGTCAGCAGCAGCATGTGACGCTCCTCGTCGGAAGCCAGGCGTTCGAGAAGCTCGAAACGTTGATGTCTGCCGCGGTCCCCACCGATGCAGGCATGCGCTTCATCAACGATGACGAGGGATGGACAGGCCCGAGCGAATTCATCGCGGCGGCTGTCGGCCTTGATGTAGTCAAGGCTGACGACGGTGTGTGGATAGGCTTCAAACAGGCTTTGAGCAGCGGGAAGGCCACGCTCGAGGCTGCGTGCCCTGGCGGACGTCACGGCGACAGCGTCAATGTCGAACTTTTCCGCAAGCTCACTCACCCATTGCTCGACGAGATGGGGCGGACACAGCACGGAGAAGCGGTCGATCAGGCCACGGTCGAGCATCTCGCGAACGATCAATCCCGCCTCGATCGTCTTGCCGATCCCCACATCGTCGGCGATCAGCAACCGCACCACCGGCAGCTTCAAAGCCATCATCAGCGGCACGAGCTGATAGGCGCGCGGCTCCACGCCGAGATGCGCGGCGCTCCGGAACGGGCCGGCGCCTCGGCGAAGCGACAGACGCAGCGCATCCGCCAGCAACCGCGCACCGTCCTGGGTGTCTCGCCGCTCGGGTGTTGGTGGTGCAAATCGCGCAGGCCTGACGGGATTGACTTCAAGCGCTAGCGCAATTCGTTGCGCATCGGCCTCCGAGCCTGACAAGGGCCGCACATTGAGGATGTCGTCATCCGGGGACGGAAGGACGACCCACTCGCGTCCCCGCGCCTCGACAAGATCTCCCGGTGAAAATTTGACCGCTTCCACTACGCCGCCCCCAACAACTCAACCAATTCCCTCGGCGCGGCTTCGCCAGGCACCTCCGGTAGCTCGACGACATCCACCCCCAAATCGGCGCATGCCGCGGCAAGCCTGTCCGGTACACGACCTGACACCGCGAGCACCTGAAAGCTTGGCCAATAAAGCTCGTATAAAGTGCCGTCGACCTTGCGCGGGGATGGTGCTGGCAATCCCCAACGGCCTATCGCACTAAGCCAGCCGCTTGGGGCCTCTACCTCTCCAGCGGGCAGGACCTCAGGCTCCGCAAGCTGACAGAGAAAAGCCGTGACCTCCGCGTCGCGACGATCGATCAGATTATGATCGGGCTGGTTGAAGTATGAAAGCAGGCAGCGGTAACAGCCGGCGACGCAAGCATCCGTCCGCTCCTTGAGGTCGCCGCTGTCCGGCGCGAAATCATAGTGCATGAGATCTAGGGCCTGATGGGCGATCTCCGCCGTTCGGCGCGGATCGGAGACAAGGCGGTTCAGAACACCTGCTCCCCCCTCCGTCGCCTCGTAAAGCAGGATCGCTTTGCGGTCCTCGCGCGCAGGCAACGGCTCGCCCAAGAGTTCGCCTTCTTCAAGCTCGGCGACAATCTGGATGCCCCGCAGAAGAGCATGCTGCAGGGTTGCCATCTGCCGCTCGTCAAAATTTGCAAGCGGCCGTACCAGAAGCGCGTTCTTATGGTCCTCGACGATCGGCACGATCCGCTGCGACTTCGGGATCGTGACGTCCATGTCATCATCATCCCCGCCGTTGAGCGTATCCTTTACCCACCGGCCTGACGTCGGATCGATGCAGAACCCGTTTATCGACTTTGACTTCCGACGGCGAAGCCCCTTGTTGACGCGCGATAGCTTCGCGCGTGCGCCGTAATCGAGAAGCAGCAACGGCCCTGCTTCCGAACGCAAGGTGAGCGTGCGGATATCGGGAACGCCTTTTTCGAATTGCCACTGGAAAACAGTCTGGATCTCAAAACCGCGCCTTTGCCGGTCCTCATCATTCGCCGTGATGCGAGACGACGGCGCGGTTTCGACATTGTCGATCCGATAGACATTGTCGAGCCGATCCACACCGGCCAACGACGCCCCGCACGCGTGGCATCGCTCAAGCTTGTCATCAGTGTGAGCCGCTCCACATTCGCCGCACAGGATGAGGCTGGTGGTTGCCAGTTTGCCATCGTCGAGGCGACCGTGCGCCGGCAGCTTCGCACGGACAACCCGGTAGGCGCGCCCCTCGTGATAAATCAGACTGTTGGGACCGAACTCGGAAATGGCGAGAAAACGCGGCCTTTGCAGGACGGCCGCTCGTTTGGTCGCAGGAATGAAAGCATAGAGCGGGAGACGCGGAAAGTTGTATCCCGGTAGAAATCCTTCGGTCGCCAGATATCGATAAGTGTAAAAATCGGACCCGTTCGAAGCCTGTCCGCGCTCAAGCATGTCGAGTTCTTCAGTCGCCCGGAAATGACGGCGCGCAGCCTCTTTGCGTTCGCCCGGTTTGAAGGACGTCTTCTGCTGGATTTGATGCGCCTCATCCTGCTCACGGCGTGCGCTTCGGTAGAGCTCACGCCACCGACTGAAGCTGCTTGCGAAATTCTGCGCGGCTTCCCGGTTGGTTTCATCGACGAAGGCGTCGATATCGGCCAGCCACGGCGCGTCGGCCAACTCTACCGCGCTGACAGTCTGATCAAGAAGGCCCCGCATCGTGGGCTTTGCGGCTCCGCTTGCGGCAAGCTTTTCGAACGCCGCTTGGATTGGATCGGAGATCGGCATCTCCGGTGTTGCCATGTTCAAGTTTTCAGGGATGGACGGCTTCAGCGGCACCACGGCCGCCGCCAGCCATTCGGCATGGAGATGGCTCCGCAGCAGATCGCGATTGGCAAGATCGAGGGCTGGTGGCTTTACGACCCCCGCAACAAGCCCTTGCCTGTTGTTGAAATAATATTGGTCATGGGGGGACTGCGCAGCACAATAGGTGACGACAAGCGCTGCTTGACCACTGCGGCCGGCACGGCCGGCTCGCTGCACGTAATTTGCCGGGGTTGGCGGCGCATTCCTGAGAAAAACAGCGTTCAGCGCGCTGATATCGACGCCGAGCTCCATCGTCGGAGAACAGAACAGCGCCGGAAGAAAACTGGCGGGTTCGCCTTCCTGGCGCATTTCGTCGCGGTTCTCGGCGATCCTTTCGATATCTGACTTCCCGAACCGAAACCGATCTTCCCGCCAAGCACGAACTTTCTGATCGACCTGGGCGGTGTGCTCCCGAGCCTCGAAGGCGAAGGGCAAGTTGCCCTCCTGCCCCAGCATCCCCGCAACGTCTTCATAGAGCTTACGGAAGAAGGGATTTTCGCGTTTGCCGTCGGCCCTCTTGGTTGCCGGAAATAGGCGCAAGGCAGTCGATGACAGACGCCACGCAGGAGCGTCTCCGCCCGTAACTACCCGCCGGACGACCTGGTGATTTTCGGCAGCACGCAGGAGTGTGGCGATAACATCGTCATATTCTTTAACGGGAAGCGGCTCGCCCCACAGATCCTTACTGCGCAGGCTCTTACCCAACGCCGTCCGCCAGCCGGCCCGCACGATCAGTACATCTTCCGCAGCGCTAATCTCCGCCTTGCTCGGCGGATCAATCATTAGGAATCCGGCCTGCCGCAGTTCCTGTTCTTCGTTTTGATCGATCAGCCAGGGATCGCGCAGGTGATTTCTGGACGTCTCGGCGACCTGCAATATCCGCTGGCGATCCAACGCTTCGGTGGCAATCGCAAGGCCGCGACGCATATAGTCGAAGAGCAGCGTGAAGAGTCTGGCCCGCAATTGGGGTGTGCTCGCCGCCAGCCGTGGATTACCAGCGAACTCTTCGTCGTCGCCCGCCAGCTCACCCAGTCCGGGAAACCGCACCTCGACGAGGCCGGCTTCTTCGAGATTGGGGTTTGTGAAACGCCAACCCTTCCGAAGATCCGCCCATACGCGATGTGCCAGGATCGAGGTTAGCACTTCCTCGGCCGCCTGCCGGTTGTGGAATCCCTTTACGCGCGGATCGGCCATCCAATCGGAGAGCCGCTCAGATTCCTCCAGATCGAAACCAAGCGCCTTGCGAACAGCCTCCCCGAACCGAACGTCCGCCAAGCCCTTCTGACCCGCGTCCCGCACGGCACGTAAGATGCCGCCACGGAGCAAGCAGACGAAAATGAAGTCATTGAAATGCCCTGCCTGCAGGGCCGCATCCTGGCGATTGTCTGTGAAGCCCAGGAGTTTGCGTGTGCTTTCCTCAAGCGTGCCGTCGGCCTCCATCCACGCCAGGATGGTCGAGACGATGAGCGTCGTCGCTGAACTACGGCCTTCAGCCGACAGACCCGCCAGCTTGTTGATGTCGCGTGCCTGTTGAGGCGGCTGATGGCGGCAATGGGGGCAGAAGCGATATTTGCCGCCGAAGAACCATGCTGGCACCCCATCGTCGCCGAGCGACCCATCGGGCTTCACAAAGAGGAGTTGCCCCTCGTGCTTGCCGCGATGTCCTCCTTTAAGGCGTTCCTGGCCTGC
Coding sequences within it:
- a CDS encoding Eco57I restriction-modification methylase domain-containing protein yields the protein MARHLKRAANIGLTAVSIEGGLISPDQVAVIAATAPDQKAAAEYGCPKGTNLRDEITRYFRIGQAHWQAYAKLVAPTEIQTTAFVKSLLEEAFGFEGLYGPNLHQQDGHTYRITLEAKGGRVPVVVAAPLSDGDAFTKSLPHLGDDHGGTIPRRSPSVLLQDWLNANAEFLWGLVFAGDRLRLMRDNASFTRPTYIEADLGAIFRDEMFADFTATWLLIHATRFGGENAAAADCALERWREAGLRAGTAARDRLGKSVKEALLALGQGFLDANPDLRVKLDENHTSVHAWFEQLLRVVYRLIFLAVAEDRELLHGPDASESARDLYASAYGFSHMRDRSARRSSHDHHHDAWEAAKIVFRGLEHGEKLLGLPALGGLFTRGETLDLDDAKLPNRAFLRAIFNLSWLIEDGRRVRVNWRDMATEELGSVYEGLLELVPVREEHGRRFGFAEADESKGNARKTSGSYYTPDSLVQTLLDSTLEPILTRAEAEGGAEAILQLSVIDPACGSGHFLLGAARRLAARVAQLRDSEAPDYPAAMRHVVRHSIYGVDRNPMAVELAKVALWIEGLEPGKPLTFLDSHIRCGDSLVGVFDVTSLAGGIPDAAYEVLEGDDAEVAKVHARRNKEQREGKGATGLFAELKPPPGLIGAAEALTAMPEETLADVAAKEAAFARLHGGANWLRLKTACNTYVSAFFVPKTAERSGIALSSMPETDHVWMAARGQALNASLLAEVEAIAHSVSAFHWPLEFPAIMARGGFDVVVGNPPWERIKLQEKEFFASRDPDIAKARNKAEREKLIKALKNAVPGTPQFQLAEEFEFAKRASEAASVFVRKTERFPLSGAGDVNTYALFAELFSQLTRVSGRAGIIVPTGIATDSSTSVFFRDLVASRRIFSLHDFQTGLGYFDDIGHARFKFCLLTVGQANTGPAAIDLSFFSRTDEEFGDKRRHFTLTPAQILELNPNTGTSPIFRTEFDADLTRKIYRAAPILIRERPEHPDGDDNPWSITFQRLFDMSSDSKLFRTAAQLSGEGFSRDGMDWRNRDSQIFVPLYEAKMIHHFDHRFGSYAGLSERSGEGSLPPTSDAVRNDPDYEAEPWYWVPQAEMELRVARLPARLKQYFRKENADGCLKVLAEWVISTLDSADLQPSNLARSADRAGALLRDVLGQRALDRGIVGTKFATWLHKAADSAREMNRDTPLLEDDLAFIKAGPADPLALTTALISRKQPRWLMGWRDICRSTDERTVIASVFPKAGVGDKILVMHHPLGIQSALPIVANLTSIPLDFAARQKAGGTSFKYYYMKQLPILAPHQFNRSDYAFLTERVLELTYTSHSMRPWAEDLGYGGSPFAFDPARRADVRAELDAFFALKYGLSRDELRYVLDPADTHGADYPSETFRGLKRNEESALGEFRTRRLVLDAYDRLSATHVASTPIEVRRPLAASLPNNAWARTAQSHLGDTGAVLAAILKKMVGPRPFPDVRLAAAFVLEPRLLAPLLPIARAAEWRRLVGVEADPLAGNVATFVARNNTGWGAALRNHRGNGRLVEDLQRGTWASGPGLEAIDTSGWPDGRAGFVFGALENINLDAAVDSLPAEIQQWVINAAAA